The following DNA comes from Vicinamibacterales bacterium.
GGCGATCGCCGCGGACGTGTCGAGGCCGCCCGAGTAGGCGAGCACAATCCGTGGTGTGTCCATCGCTATCCTTTCACCCAGGCTTCGAGGCGCACGGTGAACGAGTGGGCCTCGCGATCGCTGCGGCAGATCACCAGGATCGTGTTTTCCCCACCGATCGTCCCGACCACTTCAGGCAGCGCCGCGCGGTCGATCGCCTCGGCGAGCGGATGGGCCTGCGCCGATTCGGTGCGCAGCACCACGAGCTGGTTGACCACGTCGAACCGCCTCAACGAGCCCGCCACCGTGCGCCGCAGCGCCGCCGTGTGGTCGACCGGCACGGCGGATTCCCCAGGCGCTTGACGCCGATAAGCACCGTCGCTGCTTCGCTTTACGAGGCCGAGGTCGCGGATGTCGCGTGACAGCGTCGCCTGCGTGACATCGATGCCTCGTGCCTGCAGGCGCTCGCGGAGCTGTTCCTGGCTGGTAATGGCCTCCTGATCGACGAGCTCGACCACAAGAGACTGCCTATATGCCTTCATAAGTATTCAGCCGAGATCGGTGATTATACACATGATGCATAAGCTAAAGCTATTATTTTGTTGTTGACGACCGTCTTGACGATCCGTATATTCAATCTTTTCGATGAATAGTTATTCTCAAATCAGGGTGGGTGTGGCCGGGGCCACGGGCTATTCCGGGGTCGAGCTGCTCCGGCTGCTCTCGCGGCATCCTGCGGCCGAGCTGGTCGCGGCGATGGGGTCTGCCGGCGCTGAGCCGCGCCGCGTGCCTGCCTTGCGCCACGTGTGGGATTCGCCGGTTACCGGCCTCGACGTCGACGCGCTCGCAGCGTCGACCGATGCCGTGTTCCTCGCGCTGCCGGATCACGCCGCGGCCGAGATCGCGCCGACGCTCGTCGAGCGCGGCAAGCGCGTCTTCGATCTGTCTGGCGCGTTTCGCCTGCGCGACGCCGCATTGCGGAAGCGCTGGTACCCGAGCACGCCGGACTCGCCGCGACCGGTCGTCTATGGCCTGACCGAGCACAATCGCAGCCGCCTGCGCGACTCGACACTCGTCGCCTGCGCCGGCTGCTACCCGACCGCGGCGATCCTGTCGCTCAAGCCGCTCGTCGAAGCCGGCCTGATCGAGACGGCCGCGCCGATCATCATCGATGCGAAGTCGGGCGTGTCGGGCGCCGGCAAGACGCCGAGCGAGCGCACCCACTTCAGCGAGTGCCACGGATCGCTCTCCGCTTACGGCGTGTTCGAGCACCGCCACGCCGTCGAGATCGAGCAGGAGCTCGGCACGGAGGTGACGTTCGTGCCCCACCTGCTGCCGATCGATCGCGGCATCCTCGAAACCATTTACGCGGTGCTGACGCCCGATGCCGGCGAGGCGGACATCGCCACGGCGCTGCACGCCGCCTACGACGCGGCGCCGTTCGTGCGGCTCACCGGGCGCGATCTGCCGGAGATCAAGCACGTCGCGCACACCAACTTCTGCGACATCGGCTGGCGCGTCCACCCGACGCGGCGGCAGGTCGTGCTCGTCGCCTGCCTCGACAACCTGGTCAAGGGAGCCGCCGGCCAGGCCGTGCAGAACTTCAACGTCGCCTTCGGCTTCGACGAGGGGCTGGGTCTCCAGTGAGCGAGCCTCGTACAGCGCATCGCCTGAGCGCCACGCTCTTGAAGCTCGGCGGAGAGCTGCTGGAGGACGCGGGCGCCATGCGGACGGCGGCCACCGGCGTCGCGGCGCTGCAGGCCTCGGGCCCGGTCGCGGTCGTGCACGGCGGCGGCCGCGCCATCGACGCCGACCTGAAGGCGCGCGGCAAGACGCCGCGGTTCGTCGACGGGCTGCGCATGACCGATGCCGACACGCTCGACACCGTCGTCTCGGTGCTGGCCGGACGCATCAACACCGCGTTCGTGGCCGCGCTCAACGCCGCCGGCGTGAAAGCCGTCGGCCTGACCGGCGCCGACGCCGCCATCGGCCTCTCGACCATCGCGCCGCCGCTGCAGACGACGAGCGGCGCAACGGCCGATCTTGGATTGGTCGGCGTGCCGTCGGCCGGAGCGCCGTCGCAGCTGCTGAGCGATCTGCTCGGGCTCGGCTACGTGCCGGTGGTGTCGAGCGTCGGCATGACCGAGGACGGCGCGCTGCTGAACGTCAACGCCGACGTACTGGCCGCGCACCTCGCGCGCGCGATCGGAGCGGCGCGGCTGATCATCGCCGGCAAGACGGCGGGCGTATTCGACGCCGACGGACGCACCTGCGGCCGCCTCGACGAGGAGGCGGCCCGCGCCATGGTCGCGGCCGGCACCGCGCGCGACGGCATGGTCGCCAAGCTCGGCGCCTGCCTCGAGGCCATGGCCGGCGGGGTCGAAGACGTCCGCATCGTGGACGGACGGGCCGGCGAGTACGAACAGGCCCCAGGCACTCTCCTTCGCTCGGGCTCCGCTCGAGCCACCGCGGCAGAACACTGACTATGATCACGACACATCCCGCCGATCCCATCGCCCTCGACGAGCAGCACGTGCTGCAGGTCTACAAGCGCGCCCCCGTGGTGTTCGAGAGCGGCAGCGGCTGCACGCTCGTGACGCGCGAGGGCGAACGCTATCTCGATCTCATCTCCGGAGTCGGCGTCGCGTCGCTCGGACACGCCCATCCGGCGTTGGCGCGCGCGATCGCCGACCAGGCGTCGCGGCTGCTGCATACGTCGAACCTGTTCCACCATTCGCTGCAGGCGGAGCTGGCCTCGCGGCTGTCGGCGTTGTCGGGACTCCCCCGCGCGTTCTTCTGCAACAGCGGCGCGGAAGCGGTCGAGGCCTGCCTCAAGTTCGCCCGCCGGTTCTGGTACTCGCAGGGAACGCCGCGCGCCGGCTTCGTCGCCCTGACGCATTCGTTCCATGGGCGGACGCTGGGCGCGGTGTCGGTCACCTGGGACCCGCACTATCGGGATCCGTTTCAGCCGCTGGTGCCGGAGGTCACGTTCGTCGATCCGAAAGACCCGGCGGCCATCACGGCCGCGATCACCACCGACACGGCCGCTGTGATCGTCGAGCCGATCCAGGGCGAAGGGGGCGTGCGGCCGATTCCCCAGGCTGCCGCCGACGCCATCATCGCGGCCTGCCGACGCACCGGGGCGCTGCTCATCGCCGACGAAGTCCAGTGCGGCCTCGGCCGCACCGGCCGTCCGTTCTACTCGAGCGCGCTCGGCATCACGCCGGATCTGATGGCGCTCGGCAAGGCGCTCGGCGCCGGCGTACCGATCGGCGCGGCGATGTTCTCGGACCGCGTTGCGGCGGCGGCCAAGCCCGGCGACCACGGCAGCACCTACGGCGGCAACCTGCTCGCCTGTCGCGCCGCGCTGACCTTTCTCGACGCGCTCGAGAACGGCCTGCTCGATCACGTCGCCCGCGCCGGCGCCCATCTCGAGCAGGGGCTGCGGGCGATCGCCGAGCGTCAGCCGGCGATCCGCGACGTCCGCGGCGCCGGACTCATGTGGGGCCTCGACGTCGACCGACCGGCCGCCGCCATCGTCGACGCCGCTCGCGAGCGCCGGCTGCTGATCAACCGGACGTCGGACACGGTGCTCCGTCTGTTGCCGCCCTACGTCATCACCGAGCAGGAGATCGACGAAGCCCTGCCGCGGCTCGAAGCGGCGATCGCCGCCGTGGTGGAGGGATCCAGACAGTGACCGAGCAAATCGTCACGGCCCCGATTCAGTTGCGCGGCGGAGTGCCCGAAGACGCCGTCGCGATTCACCGGCTCATCACCGCCAATCTGAGCGTCGGGCACCTCCTGCCGCGCACCTTCGACGACGTCGAGTCGCACGTGCAGCGGTTCGTGGTGGCGGTGCTCGACGGCGCGGTCGTCGGCTGCGGCGAGCTGGCCCCGCTCAGCGCCGAGGTCGCCGAGGTCCGTTCGCTGGTGGTGGACGCGTCGCACCGCGGCCAGCGGTCCGGCGTGACCCTGGTGAACGCCCTGGCGGAGCGGGCCCGCGAGCTGGGCTATCTCACCCTCTGCGCCTTCACGCACCAGCCGGCGCACTTCATCCGCCTGGGCTTTTCGATCGTGCCGCACGTCTGGGTGCCGGAGAAGATCGCCCACGACTGTGTCGCCTGCGGCCTGTTCCGCCGCTGCGGGCAATACGCGGTCTCGCTCCCGCTGCGCGCCGGGTCGGGCCTGCGCCTCGAGGCTACTGCGCCGCCGTCGCGCGCGGTGGCCGCGCCGCGCGCCAGCGTCGAACGGCTTCGCCTCGTCCCGATCCCGGCATGACGCTGCTGGACATCGCGGGCAGTGTGTCGGCGCCGGCCGGCTTTCGCGCCGCCGGTATCGCATGCGGCATCAAGAAGAACGGCAATCCCGATCTCGCGCTGATCGTGTCGGACCGTCCGGCAGCCGCGGCGGCGGTCTTCACGACCAACAAGGCGCAGGCGGCGCCGGTGCTCGTGTCGAAGGCCCGGCTCGCCACGTCCCACGGCCGGGCCCGCGTCGTCGCGATCAACAGCGGCTGTGCCAACGCCTGCACCGGTCCCGACGGCCTTGCCACCGCTCACGCCATGGCGGACGCCGCCGCCCGCGCCGTCGGCGTCGATCCTGGCGAGGCGCTCGTCGCCTCGACGGGCGTCATCGGCGTCGCGATCGATCGCGGCACCGTCACGAAAGGGATTGCGGCGGCCGCGGCGGCGCTCTCCGAGACCGGCGGTCCCGCTGCCGCGCGCGCGATCATGACGACCGATCCCTTTCCGAAGGAGTCGGCAGTCGAGGCGACGTCGGCGGCGGGGACGTTCCGCGTCGGCGGAATTGCCAAGGGCTCCGGCATGATCGAGCCGCTGATGGCCGCTCCTCAGGCGACGATGCTCGGCGTCGTCACGACCGATGCCGAGGTGTCGGCGCCGCTCCTGCAGCGCGCGCTCGCGGCGGTGACCGATGTCACGTTCAACGCGATCACCGTCGACGGGGAGTGCTCGACCAACGATTGCGTGTTCGCGCTCGCCAACGGCGCGAGCGGCGTCACGATCGGCGACGCGGAGCTCGAGCTGTTCATCGCGGCGATGCGCCGCGTCTGCGAGCAGCTGGCAATCGGGATCGTTCGCGGCGGCGAAGGAGCAACCAAGCTGGTCACGATCGACGTCGCCGGCGCGCGCACCGACGCGGAGGCGAAGCAGGCCGCGCGCGCCATCGGCAATTCGCCGCTGGTCAAGACGGCCGTGCACGGCGCCGATCCGAACTGGGGCCGCCTCGTCGCGGTCGCCGGGCGTGCCGGCGTCGACTTCTCGCTCGAGCGGGCTCGCATACAGATCGGCGACGTCATCCTCTTTGCCGACGGGAGGCCGTTCGACGAGCGGGCGCCGGAGGCGTCGGTGCACCTGCAAGGAACGAACGTGTCGCTGTTCGTCGACCTCGGCACCGGCGGCACCGGCCGCGCGCGGATGTGGACGTGCGACCTGAGCGCCGAGTACGTGAAGATCAACGCGGAGTACAGAACATGAGCGGACCCCGTCGGGCGGCCACGCCGGCCTGGCAGCCCTCGCAGTTCCTGTCGGTGCTCGACCTGACGCCGACCGAGCTCGAGACGTGCCTCGAGCTCGCCGCGTCGATGAAGGTGGCGCGCGCCACCGGCACGCAGCACGCCGCGCCGCTCGCCGGCCGGCACATCGCGCTGCTCTTCGACAAGCCGTCGCTGCGCACCCGTTCCACGTTCGTGATCGCGGTCCGCGAGCTCGGCGGCGACGTCATCGAGCCGGCCGGGGACGTCGCGCTCGGCGGACGCGAAACGATCGAGGACGTCGCGCGCAACCTCGAGCGCTGGGTCTACGGAGTGGTCATCCGTACATTCGGGCACGATCGCCTGCGCCGTTTCGCCGCCGCCGCGCCGGCGCTGCGTGTCGTCAACGCGCTGACCGACGAGGAGCATCCCTGCCAGGCGCTGGCCGACTGCCAGACGATGATCGAGCGCTGGGGAACGCTGCGGGGAAAGACGATCGCGTTTGTCGGCGACGGCAACAACGTCGCCGCGTCGCTGGCGCATGCGGTGTCGATGCTCGGCGGCACCGTCGTGGCCGCGTCGCCGGCCGGATTCGAGCTGCCCGAACGGGTGCGGCAGCAGGTCGCCGCCGTTGCCCGCTTCGGCGGCGGCGTCCGCGTCACCCACGACGCGATTGACGCGGTCTCGCGCGCCCATGCCGTCTACACCGACGTGTGGACGTCGATGGGCCAGGAGCGCGAGGCCGTGGCGCG
Coding sequences within:
- the argC gene encoding N-acetyl-gamma-glutamyl-phosphate reductase; translation: MAGATGYSGVELLRLLSRHPAAELVAAMGSAGAEPRRVPALRHVWDSPVTGLDVDALAASTDAVFLALPDHAAAEIAPTLVERGKRVFDLSGAFRLRDAALRKRWYPSTPDSPRPVVYGLTEHNRSRLRDSTLVACAGCYPTAAILSLKPLVEAGLIETAAPIIIDAKSGVSGAGKTPSERTHFSECHGSLSAYGVFEHRHAVEIEQELGTEVTFVPHLLPIDRGILETIYAVLTPDAGEADIATALHAAYDAAPFVRLTGRDLPEIKHVAHTNFCDIGWRVHPTRRQVVLVACLDNLVKGAAGQAVQNFNVAFGFDEGLGLQ
- the argB gene encoding acetylglutamate kinase, translated to MSEPRTAHRLSATLLKLGGELLEDAGAMRTAATGVAALQASGPVAVVHGGGRAIDADLKARGKTPRFVDGLRMTDADTLDTVVSVLAGRINTAFVAALNAAGVKAVGLTGADAAIGLSTIAPPLQTTSGATADLGLVGVPSAGAPSQLLSDLLGLGYVPVVSSVGMTEDGALLNVNADVLAAHLARAIGAARLIIAGKTAGVFDADGRTCGRLDEEAARAMVAAGTARDGMVAKLGACLEAMAGGVEDVRIVDGRAGEYEQAPGTLLRSGSARATAAEH
- a CDS encoding acetylornithine/succinylornithine family transaminase — translated: MITTHPADPIALDEQHVLQVYKRAPVVFESGSGCTLVTREGERYLDLISGVGVASLGHAHPALARAIADQASRLLHTSNLFHHSLQAELASRLSALSGLPRAFFCNSGAEAVEACLKFARRFWYSQGTPRAGFVALTHSFHGRTLGAVSVTWDPHYRDPFQPLVPEVTFVDPKDPAAITAAITTDTAAVIVEPIQGEGGVRPIPQAAADAIIAACRRTGALLIADEVQCGLGRTGRPFYSSALGITPDLMALGKALGAGVPIGAAMFSDRVAAAAKPGDHGSTYGGNLLACRAALTFLDALENGLLDHVARAGAHLEQGLRAIAERQPAIRDVRGAGLMWGLDVDRPAAAIVDAARERRLLINRTSDTVLRLLPPYVITEQEIDEALPRLEAAIAAVVEGSRQ
- a CDS encoding GNAT family N-acetyltransferase, giving the protein MTEQIVTAPIQLRGGVPEDAVAIHRLITANLSVGHLLPRTFDDVESHVQRFVVAVLDGAVVGCGELAPLSAEVAEVRSLVVDASHRGQRSGVTLVNALAERARELGYLTLCAFTHQPAHFIRLGFSIVPHVWVPEKIAHDCVACGLFRRCGQYAVSLPLRAGSGLRLEATAPPSRAVAAPRASVERLRLVPIPA
- the argJ gene encoding bifunctional glutamate N-acetyltransferase/amino-acid acetyltransferase ArgJ; amino-acid sequence: MTLLDIAGSVSAPAGFRAAGIACGIKKNGNPDLALIVSDRPAAAAAVFTTNKAQAAPVLVSKARLATSHGRARVVAINSGCANACTGPDGLATAHAMADAAARAVGVDPGEALVASTGVIGVAIDRGTVTKGIAAAAAALSETGGPAAARAIMTTDPFPKESAVEATSAAGTFRVGGIAKGSGMIEPLMAAPQATMLGVVTTDAEVSAPLLQRALAAVTDVTFNAITVDGECSTNDCVFALANGASGVTIGDAELELFIAAMRRVCEQLAIGIVRGGEGATKLVTIDVAGARTDAEAKQAARAIGNSPLVKTAVHGADPNWGRLVAVAGRAGVDFSLERARIQIGDVILFADGRPFDERAPEASVHLQGTNVSLFVDLGTGGTGRARMWTCDLSAEYVKINAEYRT
- the argF gene encoding ornithine carbamoyltransferase, which encodes MSGPRRAATPAWQPSQFLSVLDLTPTELETCLELAASMKVARATGTQHAAPLAGRHIALLFDKPSLRTRSTFVIAVRELGGDVIEPAGDVALGGRETIEDVARNLERWVYGVVIRTFGHDRLRRFAAAAPALRVVNALTDEEHPCQALADCQTMIERWGTLRGKTIAFVGDGNNVAASLAHAVSMLGGTVVAASPAGFELPERVRQQVAAVARFGGGVRVTHDAIDAVSRAHAVYTDVWTSMGQEREAVARRDTFQPYQVNAGLMAHAPKGAIFMHCLPAHRGDEVTDDVMDSDASVVFDQSENRLHVQKALLALLASG